CTTGGGAAATGGAAGACGGCGTTACGCGATCCGTTCACACGTCGACTCTTTTTCTTGAACGGACTGATCATCAGTCTAAATTGGTTCATCTATATTTGGGCCGTCAATCATCAATTCATCGTTGAGGCATCGCTTGGCTATTACATCAATCCACTCGTCAGTATCGTCTTCGGTGTCTTTTTCTTTCAAGAAAAGCTCTCACGGATTGAATGGATCTCGATTGTCCTTGCGACAATCGGCGTTTTGATTTTGACGATTGGTTACGGTGAGTTTCCATGGATCTCGATCGCTCTTGCCTTAAGCTTCGGCTTTTACGGCGTCGTCAAAAAGCGGCGACCGCTGGAATCAACGGTCAGTTTGACGCTAGAAACGATGGCGCCGCTTCCGCTGGCTTTGATCTTCCTCGGGTATTGGCAAGTACAAGGGTCGTCTTCGATGACCGAATCCGTCGGTACGATGACCGGACTCATCTTGACCGGGATCGTCACCGCCGTTCCACTTTTGTTATTTGGATTCGGGGCACAACGAATTCCGTTCACATGGGTCGGATTCCTTCAATTCGTCGCACCGACCTTGTCACTTGGACTCGGTGTATTGCTCTATCACGAGCCGTTTACTAAAACGCACATGGTGGCGTTTACATGTATTTGGACAGCAGCGATCGTCTTTACGCTCAATGGTGTCTGGATTCGGAAAAAACAGCTCCGAAAAGTCGCGTAAAAAGATAGAAGTCTGACCTCTTGCGTGATAGAATAAAAACAGAGTCTAAGGGATACCCTTAAGGAGGACAACAAACATGAATTTAGCAGGAATGATCGACCACACGGCACTGAAGCCAGAAACATCACGTGCTCAAATCGAAACACTCTGTAAAGAAGCATTAGAATACAAATTCGCAAGCGTCTGTGTTAACCCAACTTACGTCGCGTTAGCAGCAGAACTCTTAAAATCAGATGATGACGTCAAAGTCTGTACAGTCATCGGCTTCCCGCTTGGAGCAAACACTCCAGAAGTGAAAGCATTCGAAACAAAGGATGCGATCCAAAACGGTGCTACAGAAATCGATATGGTTTTGAACATCGGCGCATTAAAAGATGGTGATCTTGAGTTAGTAGAACGTGACATTCGTGCGGTTGTCGAAGCGGCAAACGGTACACTCGTTAAAGTCATCTTCGAAAACTGCCTTCTTACAAAAGAAGAAATCAAAACAGCTGCTGAACTTTCAGTTAAAGCAGGTGCTAACTTCGTGAAGACATCGACTGGTTTCTCAACGGGTGGTGCAACAGTTGAAGACATCCGTCTCATGCGTGAGACAGTTGGTCCTGACATCGGTGTTAAAGCATCTGGTGGTGTTCGCGACTTCGAAGGTGCAAAAGCAATGATCGATGCAGGTGCATCGCGCATTGGTGCATCAGCAGGAATCGCAATCGTTACAGGCGGTTCGTCTGACAGCGACTACTAAGAATATCTGGCATGCCCCTCTTGTTTAGAGGGGCATGTTTTTTTTATGGGACTATTCTGAATTTAAATTTTGTATTAAGAAGTCGGACATCGCTTCCGATAATCAGATGTAGAATGTCGGAAGGATGTGGAATGAATGAAACGATGGAGTGGAATCATACTGGCATCGACACTTAGCCTCGCAGGGTGCGGCAGTGTCATCGATGATCCAGAACGGGCAGTCAAGGAGCGGAAGGAAATGGCAGTCGTCTTGTCGGATGTGGGTCTTGGCGATCAATCATTCAGCGATGCGGCGATGAGTGGTATGGCGTTGTTACGGGAGAAGGAAGGCTGGTCGATCGATTACCGAGAGTTAAATGAAACAAAGACTTATAAAGCAGCATTCGAAGCGTTAGCGAAAAAGAAACCGACCGTCATCGTCGGGCTTGGCTTTATGGGGCAGACGGATCTTGAAACCGTTGCTAAAAAATATCCAAAACAACAATTCGCTTTGATTGATGCTGTATCGACGTTACCGAACGTACTCTCGGTTACGTTCAAAGAGGATGAAGGAAGCTACTTAGCGGGTGCGGCTGCAGGGATTCAAACGAAGACGAACACGATTGGTTTCATCGGTGGGATGAAGTCGCCTCTGATCGAGAAATTTGAAAAAGGATACATAGCTGGCGCTAAAGCAGTCAATCCAAAAACGAAAGTACTCGTCGAGTACGCAGAGGACTTTGCAGCCCCGGAAAAGGGACGGACGCTCGCAAACGAAATGATGCAGAAAAAGGCAGACGTATTATACGCAGCTGCTGGATTGACGGGAAGCGGTGTCCTGGAGGCAGCGCAAACGAAGGG
This region of Exiguobacterium acetylicum DSM 20416 genomic DNA includes:
- the deoC gene encoding deoxyribose-phosphate aldolase, whose amino-acid sequence is MNLAGMIDHTALKPETSRAQIETLCKEALEYKFASVCVNPTYVALAAELLKSDDDVKVCTVIGFPLGANTPEVKAFETKDAIQNGATEIDMVLNIGALKDGDLELVERDIRAVVEAANGTLVKVIFENCLLTKEEIKTAAELSVKAGANFVKTSTGFSTGGATVEDIRLMRETVGPDIGVKASGGVRDFEGAKAMIDAGASRIGASAGIAIVTGGSSDSDY
- a CDS encoding BMP family lipoprotein yields the protein MKRWSGIILASTLSLAGCGSVIDDPERAVKERKEMAVVLSDVGLGDQSFSDAAMSGMALLREKEGWSIDYRELNETKTYKAAFEALAKKKPTVIVGLGFMGQTDLETVAKKYPKQQFALIDAVSTLPNVLSVTFKEDEGSYLAGAAAGIQTKTNTIGFIGGMKSPLIEKFEKGYIAGAKAVNPKTKVLVEYAEDFAAPEKGRTLANEMMQKKADVLYAAAGLTGSGVLEAAQTKGKKAIGVDSDQTPIAPDAVMTSMLKQVDLAITKIGQDVAAKGLQSGQVVLGVKEGAIQLAPIRNTNFTDGERKKLEQLQQDVLEGKVTIQ
- the rarD gene encoding EamA family transporter RarD, translated to MNLPGFFATLVAYIIWGLLPLYWKMLANVPSEEILAHRIIWSFLFLLILLSFQKALGKWKTALRDPFTRRLFFLNGLIISLNWFIYIWAVNHQFIVEASLGYYINPLVSIVFGVFFFQEKLSRIEWISIVLATIGVLILTIGYGEFPWISIALALSFGFYGVVKKRRPLESTVSLTLETMAPLPLALIFLGYWQVQGSSSMTESVGTMTGLILTGIVTAVPLLLFGFGAQRIPFTWVGFLQFVAPTLSLGLGVLLYHEPFTKTHMVAFTCIWTAAIVFTLNGVWIRKKQLRKVA